One Labilithrix sp. DNA window includes the following coding sequences:
- a CDS encoding FliM/FliN family flagellar motor switch protein: protein MTAAEPQTIAPFDVASLPRIERAELDAQAQLRALRAALDDGEPVARALEAIAGAPIQLSLRRAVAKPEVALSAEAAAPSGAVSAAFVPAAEPGRVFVVEAEGALARELVARALKQPPAGIANPTKGAPPDLHGAFAAVVVAAARALGTPLRLATDAPAPNAATAALDVTVGGATFDARVTFPPLAARRGAPDLDRLGSSPIALPIVATSCLAARAEVEALQPGDVFLAGPEETWSLALVAEGAEQGLAARVGSDDRLVITTEPAVHSWDPPMTTDSKAPLDVALEAPVVVRVEVGSVQMTAREWAALRDGDVIATGVKTAGNPAVLRIGGVEVAHGELVVVDGEYGVRITGMTKR from the coding sequence ATGACGGCGGCTGAGCCGCAGACGATCGCGCCGTTCGACGTCGCCTCCCTGCCCCGCATCGAACGCGCCGAGCTCGATGCCCAGGCCCAGCTCCGCGCCCTCCGCGCCGCGCTCGACGACGGAGAGCCTGTCGCTCGCGCGCTCGAGGCGATCGCCGGCGCCCCGATCCAGCTCTCGCTGCGACGCGCGGTTGCGAAGCCCGAGGTCGCGCTGAGCGCCGAGGCCGCGGCGCCGAGCGGCGCCGTGTCGGCGGCGTTCGTTCCCGCCGCCGAGCCGGGCCGCGTCTTCGTCGTCGAGGCCGAAGGGGCGCTCGCGCGAGAGCTCGTCGCGCGCGCGTTGAAGCAGCCGCCCGCCGGCATCGCGAACCCCACCAAGGGCGCGCCGCCCGACCTCCACGGCGCGTTCGCCGCCGTCGTCGTCGCCGCGGCGCGCGCGCTCGGGACGCCGCTCCGCCTCGCGACGGACGCGCCCGCGCCGAACGCCGCGACCGCCGCGCTCGACGTCACCGTAGGCGGCGCGACCTTCGACGCGCGCGTCACCTTCCCGCCCCTCGCCGCACGTCGCGGCGCGCCCGACCTCGATCGCCTCGGCTCGTCACCGATCGCGCTCCCCATCGTCGCGACTTCGTGCCTCGCCGCACGCGCGGAGGTCGAGGCGCTCCAGCCCGGCGACGTGTTCCTCGCCGGCCCGGAGGAGACGTGGAGCCTCGCGCTCGTCGCCGAGGGCGCGGAGCAGGGGCTCGCCGCGCGGGTGGGCAGCGACGACAGGCTCGTGATAACAACGGAGCCCGCCGTCCATTCGTGGGATCCGCCGATGACGACCGACAGCAAAGCCCCGCTCGATGTCGCGCTCGAGGCCCCCGTCGTCGTGCGCGTCGAGGTCGGCTCCGTGCAGATGACCGCGCGCGAGTGGGCCGCGCTGCGCGACGGTGACGTGATCGCGACCGGCGTGAAGACGGCAGGCAACCCCGCGGTGCTGCGCATCGGTGGCGTGGAGGTCGCGCACGGCGAGCTCGTCGTCGTCGACGGCGAGTACGGCGTCCGCATCACAGGGATGACGAAGCGATGA
- a CDS encoding pyridoxal phosphate-dependent aminotransferase: MFAATRYIDWAMKLYGKVPYDLASSGVPAASFQDLGVDAPNIDDMTAYQRFPAAIARHVDVPVADVVPALGTSHAIFLAYAALLSAGDAGDEVLVETPGYEPLTRAAEGLGARVRTFERRAEDGFRVVPERVAAAITPRTRAIVVTTLHNPTGVRVSDDEIRELAKIADARGAHVVVDEVYAPLEDLPEDGVFRRSARKLAPNVVAISSLTKCWGLGMHRVGWLLGPEPVVAAAKAASIATVGHLPLSHAAYGAAALGALGTLSRRAKSLVAGKRELAEAWASKLPNARWSAPAAGLFGMITLPGRGDLTARIEETARTAGVLVGAGAFFGAPESFRLSWATCDRERFAEGLRLLEPLCR, translated from the coding sequence GTGTTCGCGGCGACCCGCTACATCGACTGGGCGATGAAGCTCTACGGCAAGGTGCCGTACGACCTCGCCTCGAGCGGCGTGCCCGCCGCGAGCTTCCAAGACCTCGGCGTCGACGCGCCGAACATCGACGACATGACGGCGTACCAGCGGTTCCCCGCCGCGATCGCGCGTCATGTGGACGTCCCCGTCGCCGACGTCGTGCCCGCGCTCGGCACGTCGCACGCGATCTTCCTCGCGTACGCCGCGCTCCTCTCCGCCGGCGACGCCGGCGACGAGGTCCTCGTCGAGACGCCGGGCTACGAGCCGCTCACGCGCGCCGCGGAGGGCCTCGGCGCGCGCGTGCGCACCTTCGAGCGCCGCGCGGAGGACGGCTTCCGCGTCGTCCCCGAGCGCGTCGCGGCCGCGATCACGCCGCGCACGCGCGCGATCGTCGTCACCACCCTCCACAACCCCACCGGCGTGCGCGTGAGCGACGACGAGATCCGCGAGCTCGCGAAGATCGCCGACGCGCGGGGAGCCCACGTCGTCGTCGACGAGGTCTACGCGCCGCTCGAAGACCTGCCCGAGGACGGCGTCTTCCGGCGGAGCGCGCGGAAGCTCGCGCCGAACGTCGTCGCGATCTCGAGCCTCACGAAGTGCTGGGGCCTCGGGATGCATCGCGTCGGCTGGCTGCTCGGGCCCGAGCCGGTCGTGGCGGCGGCGAAGGCGGCGTCGATCGCGACGGTCGGGCACCTGCCGCTCTCGCACGCCGCGTACGGCGCCGCCGCGCTCGGCGCGCTCGGGACGCTCTCGCGCCGCGCGAAGAGCCTCGTCGCCGGAAAGCGCGAGCTCGCGGAGGCGTGGGCGTCGAAGCTGCCGAACGCGCGCTGGAGCGCGCCGGCGGCCGGGCTCTTCGGCATGATCACGCTCCCCGGCCGCGGCGACCTCACCGCGCGCATCGAGGAGACCGCGCGCACCGCCGGCGTCCTCGTCGGCGCCGGCGCGTTCTTCGGCGCCCCCGAGTCGTTCCGCCTCTCGTGGGCGACCTGCGATCGCGAGCGCTTCGCGGAGGGCCTGCGGCTCCTCGAGCCGCTCTGCCGTTGA
- the ccsA gene encoding cytochrome c biogenesis protein CcsA, whose translation MWSTFPLFGSTLLLAVMVVASYTFAVSLSAGATGRIKTLQAARFGAYGTVALIAVAVLCLAYAFVSHDFRLRYVAHYSDRSMPTIFLFTALWGGQDGSLLWWLFLLSLYIGVCVKTLGRKHLDLQPYVIATLMAIVVFFCVLMAFAANPFSTSVAGARTDGEGLNPLLQNFYMIIHPPSLYVGFVGCSIPFAFCVAALATGRLDAEWIGACRKFTIFALLFLAIGNTLGMLWAYEELGWGGYWAWDPVENAAFMPLLSIAAFAHSVMIQERRGMLKVWNVFLICLTFFMTIFGTFLTRSGAIASVHSFAQSSIGEYFLWFLGMVASFCMTLILYRWPELRGIDPTVANKDRLGASRAAVTFFLPLLVGAGAGAVLLMIASYGWKKQLTEQGMGAVVWALAAAVAAAAFTVSKKPLTAWVARDHANVLRGAAISAGWIVVAGLAPGAWVLSGKLEAMSNASVRVAVFSVVVGVAVYAAVELAFRRMTRGLKLAVSRPRMESILSREFTFLLNNYGLLGIMLFVLVATTFPMVSEALWNEKVTVGPPYYNAWMQPLGLTVFFLMGVGTLFGWKKTSTEALRRAFVAPTTAAFLAIAVHFAFGRKVGFPAVAWSEPIYGGALGAALRAFNAYTPVLGFALSAFNLAVIAQEFFFLYRSQARAGDKTKPLLAKTTLAFLLLLVAFGVAYGAGLTPSLTGLVVVAACFGAIATLFVWIVSLPPAGRRRYGGYVVHLGIVLMFFGFTGKSWTVDRETTMTPGQTYAVEHLQVKYVGPRMEVDNNKRMIFADVRVLDKDGKDIGQLSPAKYIYKKMPDSPTTEVAMMHSVRDDLYLVVGSISPETKVASLQIHLNPLVGWIWFGGIILIIGSSACMWPELQPQESRAWRFARGAGAVATSITLGVVLALLPVSAFAQGNASQHAGSVQIDDAKEKAVFQQLRCMCGTCPRELLSSCACSTADQTRERLRQRLSKGESPQSIIDEYVQEYGTAALAIPPDKGAMKAIYVAPLLAIFGGGIALAFVLRRWRSNSDAAAKTSEDDEAPKRDKLDDRIDQELEDLDE comes from the coding sequence ATGTGGTCCACGTTCCCCCTGTTCGGAAGCACGCTGCTCCTCGCCGTCATGGTCGTGGCCAGCTACACGTTCGCGGTTTCGCTGTCGGCGGGGGCGACCGGACGGATCAAGACATTGCAAGCCGCACGCTTCGGCGCCTACGGCACGGTGGCGCTGATCGCGGTCGCCGTCCTCTGCCTCGCGTACGCGTTCGTCAGCCACGACTTCCGGCTCCGGTACGTCGCGCACTACTCGGACCGCAGCATGCCGACCATCTTCCTGTTCACCGCGCTCTGGGGCGGACAGGACGGCTCGCTCTTGTGGTGGCTCTTCCTCTTGTCGCTCTACATCGGCGTCTGCGTGAAGACGCTCGGGAGAAAGCACCTCGATCTCCAGCCCTACGTCATCGCGACGTTGATGGCGATCGTCGTCTTCTTCTGCGTCTTGATGGCGTTCGCCGCGAACCCGTTCTCGACCAGCGTCGCCGGGGCGCGCACCGACGGAGAAGGGCTGAACCCGCTCCTCCAGAACTTCTACATGATCATCCACCCGCCGAGCCTCTACGTCGGCTTCGTCGGGTGCTCGATCCCGTTCGCGTTCTGCGTCGCCGCCCTCGCGACCGGACGCCTCGACGCCGAGTGGATCGGCGCGTGCCGCAAGTTCACGATCTTCGCGCTCCTCTTCCTCGCGATCGGCAACACGCTCGGCATGCTCTGGGCGTACGAGGAGCTCGGCTGGGGCGGCTACTGGGCCTGGGATCCCGTCGAGAACGCGGCGTTCATGCCGCTCCTCTCCATCGCCGCGTTCGCGCACTCCGTGATGATCCAGGAGCGCCGCGGCATGCTGAAGGTCTGGAACGTCTTCCTCATCTGCCTGACGTTCTTCATGACGATCTTCGGCACGTTCCTCACGCGCTCGGGCGCGATCGCGAGCGTGCACTCGTTCGCGCAGTCGTCGATCGGCGAATATTTCCTCTGGTTCCTCGGGATGGTCGCGTCGTTCTGCATGACGCTCATCCTCTACCGCTGGCCCGAGCTCCGCGGCATCGACCCGACCGTCGCGAACAAGGACCGCCTCGGCGCCTCCCGCGCCGCGGTCACCTTCTTCCTCCCGCTCCTCGTCGGCGCCGGCGCCGGCGCGGTCCTGCTCATGATCGCGAGCTACGGCTGGAAGAAGCAGCTCACCGAGCAGGGCATGGGCGCGGTCGTGTGGGCGCTCGCCGCCGCCGTCGCGGCCGCCGCCTTCACCGTGTCGAAGAAGCCCCTCACGGCGTGGGTCGCGCGGGACCACGCCAACGTCCTCCGCGGCGCGGCCATCTCCGCGGGATGGATCGTCGTCGCCGGCCTCGCCCCCGGCGCGTGGGTGCTCTCCGGGAAGCTCGAGGCGATGAGCAACGCGTCCGTGCGCGTCGCGGTGTTCTCGGTCGTCGTCGGCGTCGCGGTCTACGCCGCGGTCGAGCTCGCGTTCCGTCGCATGACGCGCGGCCTCAAGCTCGCGGTGTCGCGCCCGCGCATGGAGTCGATCCTCTCGCGCGAGTTCACCTTCCTCCTCAACAACTACGGCCTCCTCGGGATCATGCTCTTCGTCCTCGTGGCGACGACGTTCCCGATGGTGAGCGAGGCGCTCTGGAACGAGAAGGTCACCGTCGGGCCGCCCTACTACAACGCGTGGATGCAGCCGCTCGGGCTCACCGTGTTCTTCCTCATGGGCGTCGGCACGCTCTTCGGGTGGAAGAAGACCTCGACCGAGGCGCTGCGAAGGGCCTTCGTCGCGCCGACGACCGCGGCCTTCCTCGCGATCGCGGTCCACTTCGCGTTCGGCCGCAAGGTCGGCTTCCCGGCGGTGGCGTGGAGCGAGCCGATCTACGGCGGCGCGCTCGGCGCAGCGCTCCGCGCGTTCAACGCGTACACGCCGGTGCTCGGCTTCGCGCTCTCGGCCTTCAACCTCGCCGTCATCGCGCAGGAGTTCTTCTTCCTCTACCGCTCGCAGGCGCGCGCTGGCGACAAGACGAAGCCCCTCCTCGCCAAGACCACGCTCGCGTTCCTCCTCCTCCTCGTGGCCTTCGGCGTGGCCTACGGCGCCGGCCTCACTCCGAGCCTGACCGGGCTCGTCGTCGTGGCCGCGTGCTTCGGCGCGATCGCGACGCTCTTCGTCTGGATCGTCAGCCTCCCGCCGGCGGGGCGTCGCCGCTACGGCGGCTACGTCGTCCACCTCGGCATCGTCCTCATGTTCTTCGGCTTCACCGGGAAGTCGTGGACGGTCGACCGGGAGACGACGATGACGCCGGGTCAGACCTACGCCGTCGAGCACCTGCAGGTGAAGTACGTCGGCCCGCGGATGGAGGTCGACAACAACAAGCGCATGATCTTCGCGGACGTCCGCGTCCTCGACAAGGACGGCAAGGACATCGGGCAGCTCTCGCCCGCGAAGTACATCTACAAGAAGATGCCGGACTCGCCGACGACGGAGGTGGCGATGATGCACTCCGTCCGCGACGACCTCTACCTCGTCGTCGGCAGCATCTCGCCCGAGACGAAGGTGGCGTCGCTCCAGATCCACCTGAACCCGCTCGTCGGCTGGATCTGGTTCGGCGGCATCATCCTCATCATCGGGAGCTCGGCCTGCATGTGGCCCGAGCTGCAGCCGCAGGAGTCGCGCGCGTGGCGGTTCGCGCGCGGCGCCGGCGCGGTGGCGACGAGCATCACGCTCGGCGTCGTGCTCGCGCTCCTGCCCGTCAGCGCGTTCGCGCAAGGGAACGCCTCGCAGCACGCCGGCAGCGTCCAGATCGACGACGCGAAGGAGAAGGCGGTCTTCCAGCAACTCCGCTGCATGTGCGGGACGTGCCCGCGCGAGCTCCTCTCGTCGTGCGCGTGTTCGACCGCGGACCAGACCCGCGAGCGCCTCCGCCAGCGCCTCTCGAAGGGCGAGTCTCCGCAGTCGATCATCGACGAGTACGTGCAGGAGTACGGCACCGCCGCGCTCGCCATCCCGCCCGACAAGGGCGCGATGAAGGCCATCTACGTCGCGCCGCTCCTCGCCATCTTCGGCGGAGGCATCGCGCTCGCGTTCGTCCTCCGCCGCTGGCGCTCCAACAGCGACGCCGCGGCGAAGACGTCGGAGGACGACGAGGCGCCGAAGCGCGACAAGCTCGACGACCGCATCGATCAGGAGCTCGAGGATCTCGATGAGTGA
- a CDS encoding class I SAM-dependent methyltransferase — MSASATERADIARYATRSASVRGSMERVLEPEVMDTAEEAADYDAMDHGAVNERFCADLLAARELSGKVLDVGTGTALIPIALCKRTPHVQVVAIDLAVHMLALAKRNVDASGLADRIELIKVDAKGLPFDDGEFPAVVSNSIVHHIPEPRSVLAEMLRVTAPGGLVFVRDLFRPPTDAEVDRLVHLYGGEPPLDEGQRGSFDHQRMLFRDSLKAALTLDEVRALAKDAGMPGARVSMTSDRHWTLLHEKASHDGG; from the coding sequence ATGAGCGCGAGCGCGACCGAACGGGCGGACATCGCTCGGTACGCTACCAGATCTGCTAGCGTGCGTGGCTCGATGGAGCGCGTCCTCGAGCCCGAAGTGATGGATACCGCCGAGGAAGCGGCGGACTACGACGCGATGGACCACGGCGCGGTGAACGAGAGGTTCTGCGCCGACCTGCTCGCGGCGCGGGAGCTCTCCGGCAAGGTGCTCGACGTCGGGACCGGCACCGCGCTCATCCCGATCGCGCTCTGCAAGAGGACGCCGCACGTGCAGGTCGTCGCGATCGACCTCGCCGTCCACATGCTCGCCCTCGCCAAGCGCAACGTCGACGCGAGCGGGCTCGCGGATCGTATCGAGCTGATCAAGGTCGACGCGAAGGGCCTGCCGTTCGACGACGGCGAGTTCCCCGCCGTCGTCTCGAACTCGATCGTCCATCACATCCCCGAGCCGCGCAGCGTCCTCGCCGAGATGCTGCGCGTCACCGCGCCGGGCGGGCTCGTCTTCGTGCGCGACCTCTTCCGCCCCCCGACCGACGCAGAGGTCGATCGCCTCGTGCACCTCTACGGCGGCGAGCCCCCGCTCGACGAAGGGCAACGCGGCAGCTTCGATCACCAGCGCATGCTGTTCCGCGACTCGCTCAAGGCCGCCCTCACCCTCGACGAGGTCCGCGCCCTCGCGAAGGACGCCGGCATGCCCGGCGCGCGCGTGAGCATGACGAGCGATCGCCACTGGACGCTGCTCCACGAGAAGGCCTCGCATGACGGCGGCTGA
- the recF gene encoding DNA replication and repair protein RecF (All proteins in this family for which functions are known are DNA-binding proteins that assist the filamentation of RecA onto DNA for the initiation of recombination or recombinational repair.), which yields MLRSLAIEAVQVRSFRNLAAVDVELGPRFNVISGANGQGKTNLLEALYVLGTSKSFRSSKMTDVVAFEGELASVRARVREEGDSRVQSVGIRAGARLVRVDDKRPPTLAAYAVRTPIVVFHPGEIALSMGASAERRRLLDRTALYRAPAAMLELESYTKAVRSRQRALDTRGVQASDLGEWETLIVRHGTALMDHRAEAAASLSERALEAFRRIAAPDLSLAASYAPGAPRDAEAFAAALIDKRAADLRRGSATVGPHRDDLALSISGHPVRGVASQGQHRAVTLALKSAEIDVIGAARGVRPVLLLDDVSSELDRERTAALFAFLREQEGQVVLTTTRPELIDSGAGQRRDFTIDGGRLSRVDGGFLTPG from the coding sequence GTGCTGCGTTCGCTCGCCATCGAAGCGGTCCAGGTCCGGTCGTTCCGGAACCTCGCCGCGGTCGACGTCGAGCTCGGGCCGCGCTTCAACGTCATCAGCGGCGCGAACGGGCAAGGCAAGACGAACCTGCTCGAGGCGCTCTACGTCCTCGGGACGTCGAAGAGCTTTCGCTCCTCGAAGATGACGGACGTCGTAGCGTTCGAGGGCGAGCTCGCGAGCGTGCGCGCGCGTGTCCGCGAGGAGGGCGACTCACGCGTGCAGTCGGTCGGCATCCGCGCCGGCGCGCGCCTCGTGCGCGTCGACGACAAGCGGCCCCCTACCCTCGCGGCGTACGCCGTGCGCACGCCGATCGTCGTGTTCCATCCCGGAGAGATCGCGCTCTCGATGGGCGCGAGCGCGGAGCGACGACGCCTCCTCGATCGCACCGCGCTTTACCGCGCGCCCGCGGCGATGCTGGAGCTCGAGAGCTACACGAAGGCCGTCCGCTCGCGGCAGCGCGCGCTGGATACGCGCGGCGTCCAGGCGTCCGACCTCGGCGAGTGGGAGACGTTGATCGTCCGTCACGGCACCGCGCTGATGGACCATCGCGCGGAGGCCGCGGCATCGCTCTCGGAGCGCGCGCTCGAAGCGTTCCGTCGCATCGCCGCGCCGGACCTCTCCCTCGCGGCCAGCTACGCTCCGGGCGCGCCGCGCGACGCGGAGGCCTTCGCGGCGGCGCTGATCGACAAGCGAGCGGCCGATCTCCGGCGCGGGAGCGCGACGGTGGGCCCGCATCGCGACGACCTCGCGCTCTCCATCTCGGGGCACCCGGTGCGTGGGGTCGCGTCGCAAGGGCAACATCGCGCGGTGACGCTGGCGCTGAAGTCGGCGGAGATCGACGTCATCGGCGCGGCGCGCGGCGTGCGGCCGGTGCTGCTCCTCGACGACGTCTCGAGCGAGCTAGATCGCGAGCGCACGGCGGCGCTCTTCGCGTTCCTCCGCGAGCAGGAAGGCCAGGTCGTGCTCACCACGACGCGCCCCGAGCTGATCGACTCGGGCGCGGGTCAGCGGCGGGATTTCACGATCGACGGAGGGCGCCTTTCTCGCGTTGACGGTGGGTTCTTGACCCCCGGCTAG
- a CDS encoding tetratricopeptide repeat protein produces MSARSVALALILPAMLVAPLAAFGDDAPPPKKKLPPAATDVKYDPEEIVAISQFMETAVKGNELFVAKDYTAAIDTFKKAIQLAPKNALGPYLLAEAYLANGNMPEAEAAIASAVELAPTEPKKVETKARILFLRADIYEREKKWAEAKTAWQAYVDVASKVTGDAGVYPQTGTTRIAAIQKVIDLEAKYAAVRERIAADKADAGKSAAKPAPTKK; encoded by the coding sequence ATGTCCGCCCGTTCGGTCGCGCTCGCGCTCATCCTTCCGGCCATGCTCGTCGCGCCGCTGGCCGCGTTCGGCGACGACGCGCCGCCGCCGAAGAAGAAGCTCCCGCCCGCGGCGACGGACGTGAAGTACGACCCGGAGGAGATCGTCGCGATCAGCCAGTTCATGGAGACGGCCGTGAAGGGCAACGAGCTCTTCGTCGCGAAGGACTACACCGCCGCGATCGACACGTTCAAGAAGGCGATCCAGCTCGCGCCGAAGAACGCGCTCGGCCCTTACCTCCTCGCGGAGGCCTACCTCGCGAACGGCAACATGCCGGAGGCGGAGGCGGCGATCGCGTCGGCGGTGGAGCTCGCGCCGACGGAGCCGAAGAAGGTGGAGACGAAGGCGCGCATCTTGTTCCTGCGCGCGGACATCTACGAGCGCGAGAAGAAGTGGGCGGAGGCGAAGACGGCGTGGCAAGCCTACGTCGACGTCGCGAGCAAGGTGACCGGCGACGCCGGCGTATACCCCCAGACCGGCACGACCCGCATCGCCGCCATCCAGAAGGTCATCGACCTCGAAGCGAAGTACGCCGCCGTCCGCGAACGCATCGCCGCCGACAAGGCCGACGCCGGCAAGAGCGCCGCGAAGCCCGCACCGACGAAGAAGTAG
- the dnaN gene encoding DNA polymerase III subunit beta gives MELTVAKKDLLKIVARMQGVAERKSTMPVLANVLLSAEGQNTLRLAATDLYLSLMGRIPADIAKGGSVAVSAKDLFERVKMMPDGPIVISSQDNATTTLKASGTARRYTLRGMPGDDFPPLPQPAEGSPTLALDVDVLAELIAKTHFSISTDETRAHLNSALFEWEGDTVRMVTTDGHRLSKVDVKVEGRQASATMLIPLKAIQELRRLCDEMLADGPTTTNDKGEGKKPELLITQSGASAFFQGAGTTFSVKLVDAQFPPYSQVIPAASEKVVRAPRSGLADALRAVSVAASERTGGVKLSLTKGSMRITSESPESGDGYDEIPVEYAGPNMSIGFNAKYFLDVLAAVGDDEVAIGLSGELDPAVLRPSGATTTSDRQFLSVVMPMRI, from the coding sequence ATGGAGCTCACCGTCGCGAAGAAGGATTTGCTGAAGATCGTCGCCCGCATGCAGGGCGTCGCCGAGCGCAAGAGCACGATGCCGGTGCTCGCGAACGTCCTGCTCTCGGCGGAAGGTCAGAACACGCTCCGGCTCGCGGCGACGGACCTGTACCTCTCGCTCATGGGCCGCATCCCCGCGGACATCGCGAAGGGCGGCAGCGTCGCGGTGTCGGCGAAGGACCTCTTCGAGCGCGTGAAGATGATGCCCGACGGTCCGATCGTCATCTCGTCGCAGGACAACGCGACGACGACGCTGAAGGCGAGCGGCACCGCGCGTCGCTACACGCTGCGCGGCATGCCGGGCGACGACTTCCCGCCGCTCCCGCAGCCGGCCGAGGGCTCGCCGACGCTGGCGCTCGACGTCGACGTCCTCGCCGAGCTCATCGCGAAGACGCACTTCTCGATCTCGACCGACGAGACGCGCGCCCACCTGAACAGCGCGCTCTTCGAGTGGGAGGGCGACACAGTTCGCATGGTCACGACCGACGGGCATCGGCTCTCGAAGGTCGACGTGAAGGTCGAAGGGCGCCAGGCGTCGGCGACGATGCTCATCCCGCTGAAGGCGATCCAGGAGCTCCGCCGCCTCTGCGACGAGATGCTCGCGGACGGCCCCACCACCACGAACGACAAGGGCGAGGGCAAGAAGCCCGAGCTGCTCATCACCCAGAGCGGCGCGAGCGCGTTCTTCCAGGGCGCGGGCACTACGTTCAGCGTGAAGCTCGTCGACGCGCAGTTCCCGCCCTACTCCCAGGTCATCCCTGCCGCGTCGGAGAAGGTCGTCCGCGCGCCGCGCTCGGGCCTCGCGGACGCCCTCCGCGCCGTCTCCGTCGCCGCGAGCGAGCGCACCGGCGGCGTGAAGCTCTCGCTGACCAAGGGCTCGATGCGCATCACGAGCGAGTCGCCGGAGAGCGGCGACGGGTACGACGAGATCCCGGTCGAGTACGCGGGGCCGAACATGAGCATCGGCTTCAACGCGAAGTACTTCCTCGACGTGCTCGCGGCGGTGGGCGACGACGAGGTCGCGATCGGGCTCTCCGGTGAGCTCGATCCCGCGGTGCTGAGGCCCTCCGGCGCCACTACGACGTCCGATCGCCAGTTCTTGTCGGTCGTGATGCCGATGCGCATCTGA
- a CDS encoding zinc ribbon domain-containing protein: protein MSEASQLDEAKIAKVVSLGLPAVTVVSAGIVGVMMGPATSILVLAAGLLLGVIAILWSSIRVLSGDAPLPPELEELDMHAHADALTSRKTMLLRALKDIENERALGKIEADDYEPIAAQYRSDLKAVMTKIDQALAPNRALAEEAAREHLLKAGVGGEPAPEPAPVAKKKAKDEEPARVECPSCNAKNEPDAKFCKECATKLEKVETTDA from the coding sequence ATGAGTGAGGCCTCGCAGCTGGACGAGGCGAAGATCGCGAAGGTCGTCTCGCTCGGGCTCCCCGCCGTCACGGTCGTGAGCGCAGGGATCGTCGGCGTCATGATGGGGCCGGCGACGAGCATCCTCGTCCTCGCGGCGGGGCTGCTCCTCGGCGTCATCGCGATCCTCTGGAGCTCGATCCGCGTCCTCTCCGGCGACGCGCCGCTGCCGCCCGAGCTCGAGGAGCTCGACATGCACGCGCACGCGGACGCGCTCACGAGCCGCAAGACGATGCTCCTCCGCGCGCTGAAGGACATCGAGAACGAGCGCGCCCTCGGGAAGATCGAGGCGGACGACTACGAGCCGATCGCCGCGCAGTACCGCTCCGACCTCAAGGCGGTGATGACGAAGATCGACCAGGCCCTCGCCCCGAACCGCGCGCTCGCCGAGGAGGCCGCGCGCGAGCACCTCCTCAAGGCGGGCGTCGGCGGCGAGCCCGCTCCCGAGCCCGCTCCCGTCGCGAAGAAGAAGGCGAAAGACGAAGAGCCGGCGCGCGTCGAGTGCCCGAGCTGCAACGCGAAGAACGAGCCCGACGCGAAGTTCTGCAAGGAGTGCGCGACGAAGCTCGAGAAGGTCGAGACGACCGATGCTTGA